One stretch of Aquipuribacter hungaricus DNA includes these proteins:
- the zapE gene encoding AFG1/ZapE family ATPase yields the protein MAASTPPSPTSSPARASSSSTSCTPTTPATPCSCPAWCAPCPAAGCGCSPRATTPPGGLLPDPRHHHLVLPLVAALETTCEVLHVAGPVDHRTLGHGGARPAWSSGAWLRPGSAAQLAALGLAAPSPEDRPATARGRTPPVGDVRDRRRRAPALHQLCDTHTSTGDLLELTDRYQTLVLAGVPALARTNEDARRRFADLVDVCWDRDIRLVLLTTLSPDSALDAALTDLDRMTSRLNLLRHLKLGPVRDANRLLHPQGATPRSWVAGIVGFVRAAAARCTGPDGQR from the coding sequence GTGGCGGCCTCGACGCCGCCATCACCGACGTCCTCGCCGGCGCGCGCGTCCTCTTCCTCGACGAGCTGCACGCCCACGACCCCGGCGACGCCATGCTCCTGTCCCGCCTGGTGCGCGCCCTGCCCGGCCGCGGGGTGCGGCTGCTCGCCACGAGCAACTACGCCCCCAGGCGGCCTCCTGCCCGACCCGCGCCACCACCACCTCGTCCTGCCCCTGGTCGCCGCGCTGGAGACCACCTGCGAGGTCCTCCACGTCGCGGGCCCGGTCGACCACCGCACCCTCGGCCACGGCGGCGCCCGCCCCGCCTGGTCATCCGGGGCGTGGCTCAGGCCCGGCAGCGCCGCCCAGCTCGCCGCCCTAGGTCTGGCGGCTCCCTCCCCGGAGGACCGCCCGGCAACTGCACGTGGGCGGACACCCCCTGTGGGCGATGTCCGCGACCGACGACGTCGTGCACCTGCACTGCACCAGCTGTGCGACACCCACACCTCGACCGGGGACCTGCTCGAACTCACCGACCGCTACCAGACCCTTGTCCTGGCCGGAGTCCCCGCACTGGCCCGCACGAACGAGGACGCCCGGCGCCGCTTCGCCGACCTCGTCGACGTCTGCTGGGACCGCGACATCCGCCTCGTCCTGCTCACGACCCTGTCCCCGGACTCCGCCTTGGACGCCGCGCTCACCGACCTCGACCGCATGACCAGCCGCCTCAACTTGCTTCGACACCTAAAACTCGGACCCGTCCGCGACGCCAATCGGCTACTGCACCCGCAAGGCGCTACACCGAGAAGTTGGGTCGCAGGGATTGTCGGTTTCGTAAGGGCTGCCGCTGCCCGTTGTACCGGGCCCGACGGTCAGAGGTAG